A genomic stretch from Alosa sapidissima isolate fAloSap1 chromosome 3, fAloSap1.pri, whole genome shotgun sequence includes:
- the wfikkn2a gene encoding WAP, Kazal, immunoglobulin, Kunitz and NTR domain-containing protein 2: protein MWWMLYPRWIWFLVGHLCFLRLDSLVRAMAVPKLVYSHAGMCPNEMNPNLWVDAMSTCERECESDRDCETFEKCCANVCGLKSCVASRYFDIKGKKGPVGMPKEATCEKFMCSQQGSECDIWDGQPVCKCRDRCEREPHFTCASDGMTYYNKCYLDAEACNKGVTITEVSCRYQLPWFNTSPLPEETTLNPTTAQLETTPMDIQLPMMTNKPIHQSVFVGETASFLCEVVGRPKPEITWEKQLAGRDNQVMWPNHVRGNVVVTNIGQLVIYNAQLQDAGIYTCTARNLGGSLQAHFPLSVVKREQVFAAEEGQPKGNSSSGGSVRLPAEECLKPPDTGVCGEESVSWYYEAKRNNCFAFTYSQCNKNRNHFDSYQACMLSCGAAEVTAPCSLPPVQGPCKAYEPRWAYNRALKQCQSFVYGGCGGNENNFDSREACEDACPFPKGSNCKVCKPRQKMVASFCRADFVILGRVTELTEDQDSGHALVTVEEILKDDKMGLKFFGMEPLEVTLLNVDWSCPCPNITRGADAGQLVVMGDVHNGMAVLQPDSFVGASSTRRVRKLREVVSKKTCDFLKDLSAA, encoded by the exons ATGTGGTGGATGCTGTACCCGCGATGGATTTGGTTTCTTGTCGGACACCTCTGCTTTCTGCGGTTGGACTCTCTTGTCAGGGCGATGGCTGTGCCCAAGCTCGTTTATTCACACGCGGGAATGTGCCCCAATGAAATGAACCCAAACCTGTGGGTGGATGCCATGAGTACCTGCGAGCGGGAGTGTGAATCCGATCGG GACTGTGAAACATTTGAGAAATGCTGTGCCAACGTTTGCGGACTCAAGAGCTGTGTGGCATCCCGCTACTTTGACATCAAAGGCAAGAAGGGGCCCGTGGGGATGCCAAAGGAGGCGACGTGCGAGAAGTTCATGTGCAGCCAGCAGGGTTCCGAGTGCGACATCTGGGACGGCCAGCCTGTGTGCAAGTGCCGGGACCGCTGTGAGAGGGAGCCCCACTTCACCTGTGCCTCGGACGGCATGACCTACTACAACAAGTGCTACCTGGACGCCGAGGCCTGTAACAAGGGCGTCACCATCACCGAGGTGTCCTGCCGCTACCAGCTGCCCTGGTTCAACACCAGCCCCCTTCCCGAGGAGACCACCTTAAACCCCACCACCGCCCAGCTGGAGACCACCCCCATGGACATCCAGCTGCCCATGATGACCAACAAGCCCATCCACCAGTCGGTGTTCGTGGGCGAGACGGCCAGCTTCCTGTGCGAGGTGGTGGGCCGCCCCAAGCCCGAGATCACCTGGGAGAAGCAGCTGGCCGGCCGCGACAACCAGGTGATGTGGCCCAACCATGTGCGCGGTAACGTGGTGGTCACCAACATCGGCCAGCTGGTCATCTACAACGCCCAGCTCCAGGACGCCGGCATCTACACCTGCACGGCCCGGAACCTCGGCGGCTCGCTGCAGGCTCACTTCCCCCTGTCGGTGGTCAAGCGCGAGCAGGTCTTCGCGGCTGAGGAGGGGCAGCCAAAGggcaacagcagcagcggcggcagcGTCCGGCTCCCCGCGGAGGAGTGCCTCAAGCCGCCGGACACGGGCGTCTGTGGTGAGGAGAGCGTGAGCTGGTACTATGAGGCCAAACGGAACAACTGCTTCGCCTTCACCTACAGCCAGTGCAACAAGAACCGCAACCACTTTGACAGCTACCAGGCCTGCATGCTGTCGTGTGGGGCAGCCGAGGTGACCGCTCCCTGCTCCCTGCCGCCCGTCCAGGGCCCCTGCAAGGCCTACGAGCCACGCTGGGCGTACAACCGGGCGCTCAAGCAGTGCCAGTCGTTCGTCTACGGCGGCTGCGGTGGCAACGAGAACAACTTCGACAGCCGGGAAGCGTGTGAGGACGCCTGCCCATTCCCCAAGGGCAGCAACTGCAAGGTGTGCAAGCCGCGGCAGAAGATGGTGGCCAGCTTCTGCCGCGCGGACTTCGTCATACTGGGCCGCGTGACGGAGCTGACCGAGGACCAGGACTCGGGCCACGCGCTGGTCACTGTGGAGGAGATCCTCAAGGACGACAAGATGGGCCTCAAGTTCTTCGGCATGGAGCCGCTGGAGGTGACACTGCTCAACGTGGACTGGAGCTGTCCCTGCCCCAACATCACGCGAGGCGCCGACGCCGGACAGCTCGTCGTCATGGGCGACGTGCACAACGGCATGGCAGTGCTCCAGCCCGACAGCTTCGTGGGCGCCTCCTCGACCCGGCGGGTACGCAAGCTCCGCGAGGTGGTCAGCAAGAAGACCTGTGACTTTCTCAAGGATCTAAGTGCCGCCTAG